In Oryzihumus leptocrescens, the following are encoded in one genomic region:
- a CDS encoding DsrE family protein — protein MSPHSRTLVVKLTAGVEDAERVSQAFTVATTALASGVPVSLWLTGEGSWLAVPGRAESFDLPYAASLAELRDALLAEGRVTVCTQCAARRSLSESDLVAGAQIRGAAAFVEEVMAEGAQALVY, from the coding sequence ATGTCGCCCCACTCGCGCACGCTCGTCGTCAAGCTCACCGCCGGGGTCGAGGACGCCGAGCGCGTCTCCCAGGCGTTCACCGTGGCCACGACCGCGCTGGCCTCGGGGGTGCCGGTCAGCCTGTGGCTGACCGGGGAGGGCAGCTGGCTGGCCGTGCCCGGGCGCGCCGAGTCCTTCGACCTGCCGTATGCCGCGTCGCTGGCCGAGCTGCGTGACGCCCTCCTCGCGGAGGGTCGGGTGACGGTGTGCACGCAGTGCGCGGCGCGGCGGTCGCTCTCCGAGTCCGACCTCGTTGCTGGCGCGCAGATCCGTGGCGCGGCGGCGTTCGTCGAGGAGGTCATGGCCGAGGGCGCGCAGGCCCTCGTCTACTGA
- a CDS encoding MoaD/ThiS family protein, which yields MTTPQALTSATVTVRYWAGARAAAGVDSETVAGTTVGEVLTDVAARHTALESVLRVASILLDGRPAAAGDPLPAGATLEVLPPFAGG from the coding sequence ATGACCACGCCCCAGGCGCTGACGAGCGCCACCGTGACCGTCCGCTACTGGGCGGGCGCACGCGCGGCGGCCGGGGTCGACTCCGAGACCGTCGCGGGCACCACCGTGGGCGAGGTGCTCACGGACGTGGCGGCACGGCATACGGCGCTGGAGTCGGTCCTGAGGGTGGCCTCGATCCTGCTCGACGGGCGGCCCGCGGCCGCGGGGGACCCGCTGCCGGCGGGGGCCACGCTGGAGGTGCTCCCGCCATTCGCGGGCGGGTGA
- a CDS encoding FAD-dependent monooxygenase yields MATEPVDVLVVGAGTSGLSLALQAHDHGAHVRVVERRPEEFRPSRAMVMHPRTLEVLRPLGVTDALLERADTSPAVQLHLGRRVVPVRVSDLDLPDTAFPHLTLIRQADVEAVLAAALAERGVEVERGTALVEATTTPDRARATLHREEAVEEVDCHHLAGCDGPASTVRGAAGIGWRGAPYAQEVVLADVELDGDVAPGLAHVVAGRHGLVFLFNVGERATWRLLATRPAGTDALPFGQPGPPVPGDELQALLLTAGLPATITHVAWSARVRLQHRLATAMRRGRLYLVGDAAHAHSPAAAQGMNTGIQDATNLGWKLALAARAERQHGVGTQTLLDSYERERWPVARLVLAATHATFWAEAGTDPLATLARSRLAPLGAPLIPALLRRRRLVAEGVRLLSGFRVSYRGSPLSLEDDPVPGGPHAGDRLPDEAVTCAGRRTRLHDLTAVPGTHVLLQRDAPPVSHADLGQPGPDADAHPSQRPGAHLHRVTSMRGHGVLVVRPDGYVGYRSGEADPTLIRDWLVLAGEGHG; encoded by the coding sequence ATGGCCACCGAGCCGGTTGACGTCCTCGTCGTCGGGGCCGGGACGAGTGGGCTGTCCCTGGCGCTGCAGGCCCACGACCACGGCGCCCACGTGCGGGTGGTCGAGCGCCGGCCCGAGGAGTTCCGCCCCTCCCGAGCGATGGTCATGCACCCGCGCACCCTGGAGGTGCTGCGCCCGCTCGGCGTCACCGACGCCCTGCTGGAGCGCGCCGACACCTCGCCGGCGGTGCAGCTGCACCTCGGCCGGCGGGTCGTGCCGGTCCGGGTCAGCGACCTCGACCTGCCGGACACCGCCTTCCCCCACCTGACCCTCATCCGCCAGGCCGACGTCGAGGCGGTCCTCGCGGCCGCGCTGGCCGAGCGCGGGGTCGAGGTCGAGCGCGGCACCGCGCTGGTCGAGGCCACGACCACCCCCGACCGGGCTCGCGCGACGCTCCACCGCGAGGAAGCGGTGGAGGAGGTCGACTGCCACCACCTGGCCGGCTGCGACGGCCCGGCCAGCACCGTGCGCGGCGCCGCCGGGATCGGCTGGCGCGGCGCCCCCTACGCCCAGGAGGTCGTGCTCGCCGACGTCGAGCTCGACGGCGACGTCGCCCCCGGCCTGGCGCACGTCGTCGCCGGGCGCCACGGCCTGGTGTTCCTCTTCAACGTCGGCGAGCGGGCCACCTGGCGGCTGCTGGCCACCCGGCCGGCCGGCACCGACGCGCTGCCGTTCGGACAGCCGGGCCCGCCGGTGCCGGGCGACGAGCTGCAGGCCCTGCTGCTCACCGCCGGCCTCCCGGCCACGATCACCCACGTCGCCTGGTCGGCCCGGGTCCGGCTGCAGCACCGGCTCGCCACGGCGATGCGCCGCGGCCGGCTCTACCTCGTCGGCGACGCCGCCCACGCCCACTCCCCCGCCGCCGCGCAGGGCATGAACACCGGCATCCAGGACGCCACCAACCTCGGCTGGAAGCTGGCCCTGGCCGCCCGCGCCGAACGGCAGCACGGTGTCGGCACCCAGACCCTGCTCGACTCCTACGAGCGCGAGCGCTGGCCCGTCGCCCGGCTCGTGCTCGCCGCCACCCACGCCACCTTCTGGGCCGAGGCCGGCACCGACCCGCTCGCGACCCTGGCCCGCAGCCGGCTCGCGCCGCTCGGCGCCCCGCTCATCCCGGCCCTGCTCCGGCGACGCCGGCTCGTCGCCGAGGGCGTGCGCCTGCTCTCCGGCTTCCGCGTCAGCTATCGCGGCAGCCCGCTGTCCCTCGAGGACGACCCCGTCCCCGGCGGCCCGCACGCCGGGGACCGCCTGCCCGACGAGGCGGTCACCTGCGCCGGGCGGCGCACCCGACTGCACGACCTCACCGCTGTCCCGGGCACCCACGTCCTGCTCCAGCGGGACGCCCCGCCGGTCTCGCACGCCGACCTGGGCCAGCCCGGGCCGGACGCCGACGCCCACCCCAGCCAGCGACCGGGCGCCCACCTGCACCGGGTCACCAGCATGAGGGGCCACGGGGTGCTGGTGGTCCGCCCCGACGGCTACGTCGGCTACCGCAGCGGCGAGGCCGACCCCACCCTGATCCGCGACTGGCTCGTCCTCGCCGGCGAGGGACACGGGTGA
- a CDS encoding phosphomannose isomerase type II C-terminal cupin domain, with product MSNTRSRADEVFVAERPWGQFQQFVTNEVVTVKIITVEPGHRLSLQKHGHRDEMWQVLDVPIDIEVNDEKWVAQPGERVWVPQGATHRMGNSGTEPGRLLEIAFGEFDEADIERLHDDYAR from the coding sequence ATGTCCAACACACGTAGCCGCGCCGACGAGGTGTTCGTCGCCGAGCGGCCGTGGGGCCAGTTCCAGCAGTTCGTGACCAACGAGGTGGTGACGGTCAAGATCATCACCGTCGAGCCCGGCCACCGCCTGTCCCTGCAGAAGCACGGCCACCGCGACGAGATGTGGCAGGTGCTCGACGTGCCGATCGACATCGAGGTCAACGACGAGAAGTGGGTCGCCCAGCCGGGGGAGCGCGTGTGGGTGCCGCAGGGAGCCACGCACCGCATGGGCAACAGCGGCACCGAGCCGGGTCGCCTGCTGGAGATCGCGTTCGGCGAGTTCGACGAGGCCGA
- a CDS encoding FABP family protein — MPFEIRSDLPPELLPLAWMIGRWEGAGVVGYPTIESVNFGQEVIVSNDGRPFLEWQSRTWLLNDAGEQVRPLATELGFWRPAGDGEVELLLTHPTGIVEMYHGTVEPAKIEVRTDGVIRSPLAKEYNAGHRLYGLVESQLMWAMDMAAVGQPLQSHASAQLKRVE; from the coding sequence ATGCCGTTCGAGATCCGCAGCGACCTCCCGCCGGAGCTGCTGCCCCTGGCCTGGATGATCGGTCGCTGGGAGGGTGCCGGCGTCGTCGGCTACCCCACGATCGAGTCGGTCAACTTCGGCCAGGAGGTCATCGTCAGCAACGACGGCCGCCCGTTCCTCGAGTGGCAGTCGCGCACCTGGCTGCTCAACGACGCCGGCGAGCAGGTGCGCCCCCTGGCCACCGAGCTCGGCTTCTGGCGCCCCGCCGGTGACGGCGAGGTCGAGCTGCTGCTGACGCACCCGACCGGGATCGTGGAGATGTACCACGGCACCGTCGAGCCGGCGAAGATCGAGGTCCGCACCGACGGCGTCATCCGCAGCCCCCTGGCCAAGGAGTACAACGCCGGCCACCGCCTCTACGGCCTGGTCGAGTCCCAGCTGATGTGGGCCATGGACATGGCCGCGGTGGGGCAGCCCCTGCAGAGCCACGCCTCGGCCCAGCTCAAGCGCGTCGAGTGA
- a CDS encoding 3-keto-5-aminohexanoate cleavage protein, with the protein MVGTLITVAPTGAETAKADCPQLPTTLEELVETAIACEAAGASLIHLHIRDADHQPTLDHGLLKASVEALREQTSLVIQLSTGGSVHDPLEQRLTVLEAEPDSCSLTCGTTNFGDDVFLNPWGFMNQLYVQAQEREVVPEFELFDLGHVAALRRLIDTHGLPYGGKVHVDFVTGVPGGMPGTTAALMAGVAALPEEVTSWSATGIGRTHLPIAAAALSAGGHLRVGMEDNLVYAKGQPVQHNRELVARAAELATVMQRPPLSTDQTRQLLGIKDRRTR; encoded by the coding sequence ATGGTTGGGACCCTCATCACCGTCGCGCCCACGGGCGCCGAGACGGCCAAAGCCGACTGCCCGCAGCTGCCGACGACCCTCGAGGAGCTCGTCGAGACCGCGATCGCCTGCGAGGCCGCGGGCGCGAGCCTGATCCACCTGCACATCCGCGACGCCGACCACCAGCCGACGCTCGACCACGGGCTGCTCAAGGCCTCGGTCGAGGCGCTGCGCGAGCAGACCTCGCTGGTCATCCAGCTCTCGACCGGCGGCAGCGTGCACGACCCGCTCGAGCAGCGCCTGACCGTGCTCGAGGCCGAGCCCGACTCGTGCAGCCTGACCTGCGGCACGACGAACTTCGGCGACGACGTCTTCCTCAACCCGTGGGGCTTCATGAACCAGCTCTACGTCCAGGCCCAGGAGCGAGAGGTCGTGCCCGAGTTCGAGCTGTTCGACCTCGGCCACGTGGCGGCCCTGCGCCGGCTCATCGACACACACGGCCTGCCCTACGGCGGCAAGGTCCACGTCGACTTCGTCACCGGCGTCCCGGGCGGTATGCCGGGCACCACCGCCGCGCTCATGGCCGGCGTCGCTGCCCTCCCGGAGGAGGTCACCTCGTGGTCGGCCACCGGCATCGGGCGCACGCACCTGCCGATCGCGGCGGCCGCGCTGAGTGCCGGCGGGCACCTGCGGGTCGGCATGGAGGACAACCTCGTCTACGCCAAGGGCCAGCCGGTCCAGCACAACCGCGAGCTGGTGGCCCGGGCGGCCGAGCTGGCGACCGTGATGCAGCGCCCGCCGCTGAGCACCGACCAGACCCGCCAGCTGCTCGGCATCAAGGACCGCCGCACCCGCTGA
- a CDS encoding alpha/beta fold hydrolase — MSLAPHPPHTSLLDGPDGALEYLLTGSGEPTTVFGHGLAGSIETTRPFGSGVEGTRAFFHFRGHGASAAPETGWTYAALSAELRAVADHLGATRALGVSMGAGALCHLLEETPDRFERLVLVMPAVIDRPRDDEAIDRLVAMAEEADHRDVEGMARLLLLDQPEEVRDQPAVRLWCRRQAATLVGTPVSRALRELPHGIPMGDRAALRTVAAPTLVLTQEHDAAHPVWVAEQLAAELPDARLEVLPAGGIMWRHRARVRDLIGGFLNDG; from the coding sequence GTGAGCCTCGCCCCGCACCCCCCGCACACCTCCCTGCTCGACGGGCCCGACGGCGCCCTGGAGTACCTCCTCACCGGCTCCGGCGAGCCCACCACCGTCTTCGGCCACGGCCTCGCCGGCTCGATCGAGACCACCCGCCCGTTCGGGTCCGGCGTGGAGGGCACGCGCGCGTTCTTCCACTTCCGCGGCCACGGCGCCTCCGCCGCCCCCGAGACCGGCTGGACGTATGCCGCGCTGTCCGCCGAGCTGCGCGCCGTCGCCGACCACCTCGGCGCCACCCGGGCGCTCGGCGTGAGCATGGGTGCCGGCGCCCTGTGCCACCTGCTGGAGGAGACCCCCGACCGGTTCGAGCGGCTCGTCCTCGTCATGCCGGCCGTCATCGACCGGCCCCGCGACGACGAGGCGATCGACCGGCTCGTGGCCATGGCGGAGGAGGCCGACCACCGCGACGTCGAGGGCATGGCCCGGCTGCTGCTGCTCGACCAGCCCGAGGAGGTCCGCGACCAGCCGGCGGTGCGCCTGTGGTGCCGCCGCCAGGCGGCCACCCTGGTGGGCACCCCGGTGTCCCGCGCGCTGCGCGAGCTGCCGCACGGCATACCCATGGGTGACCGGGCCGCCCTGCGCACGGTGGCCGCCCCGACGCTGGTCCTCACCCAGGAGCACGACGCGGCGCACCCGGTCTGGGTGGCCGAGCAGCTGGCGGCCGAGCTGCCCGACGCCCGCCTCGAGGTGCTGCCCGCCGGGGGGATCATGTGGCGGCACCGGGCCCGGGTGCGGGACCTCATCGGTGGCTTCCTCAACGACGGGTGA
- a CDS encoding response regulator transcription factor, whose product MAHLLLLTNALAPSAEVLPALGLLSHQVRILPAEPAALVDGPSADVILVDARRELAVAKSLCRVLRATGVSVPLMAILTEGGLAGLTAEWGVDDVLLDTAGPAEVEARIRLAVTRLAADEPEEAVHITAGDVVIDEASYSARVRGRVLDLTYKEFELLKYLAQHPGRVFTRAQLLQEVWGYDYFGGTRTVDVHVRRLRAKLGTEHEVLIGTVRNVGYRFVPGPGERESEPQDA is encoded by the coding sequence GTGGCACACCTTCTCCTGCTGACGAACGCACTGGCACCAAGTGCCGAGGTGCTGCCGGCGCTGGGCCTGCTGAGCCATCAAGTGCGCATCCTGCCCGCCGAACCCGCGGCCCTTGTCGACGGCCCCAGCGCCGACGTGATTCTCGTGGACGCGCGGCGAGAGCTGGCGGTGGCCAAGTCACTGTGCCGGGTGCTGCGCGCGACCGGCGTGTCCGTCCCCCTCATGGCCATCCTCACCGAGGGTGGCCTCGCTGGTCTCACGGCCGAGTGGGGCGTGGACGACGTGCTGCTCGACACCGCCGGGCCGGCCGAGGTGGAGGCGCGCATCCGCCTCGCAGTGACCCGGTTGGCCGCAGACGAGCCGGAGGAGGCCGTCCACATCACCGCCGGAGACGTGGTCATCGACGAAGCCTCATACTCAGCCCGGGTGCGGGGCCGGGTGCTCGACCTCACCTACAAGGAGTTCGAGCTCCTGAAGTACCTCGCCCAGCACCCCGGGCGGGTGTTCACCCGGGCCCAGCTGCTGCAGGAGGTCTGGGGCTACGACTACTTCGGCGGAACCCGGACCGTGGACGTTCACGTCCGCCGGCTGCGCGCCAAGCTCGGCACGGAGCACGAGGTCCTCATCGGCACGGTCCGCAATGTCGGCTACCGGTTCGTCCCCGGACCGGGCGAACGCGAGAGCGAGCCGCAGGACGCCTGA
- a CDS encoding Fur family transcriptional regulator: MVDVGESLRAKGMRMTPQRERILDAVRRLGHATPDAIVEAVGADGGAPLAPSTVYRSLEVLEELGVVSHTHLDHRSPTWHLADHADHLHLVCMGCGATIESDVEHASGFAGNLLAAHGFVADIKHMAIHGWCEQCSKQRQQ; encoded by the coding sequence ATGGTCGATGTCGGTGAGTCGCTGCGCGCCAAGGGCATGCGCATGACCCCGCAGCGGGAGCGGATCCTCGACGCGGTCCGCCGCCTGGGTCACGCCACACCCGACGCCATCGTCGAGGCGGTCGGCGCCGACGGGGGAGCGCCGCTGGCGCCCTCGACGGTCTACCGCAGCCTGGAGGTCCTCGAGGAGCTCGGCGTGGTCTCCCACACCCACCTCGACCACCGCTCGCCGACCTGGCACCTGGCCGACCACGCCGACCACCTGCACCTGGTCTGCATGGGCTGCGGCGCGACGATCGAGAGCGACGTGGAGCACGCGAGCGGGTTCGCCGGGAATCTTCTGGCCGCCCACGGCTTTGTCGCAGACATCAAACACATGGCGATCCACGGATGGTGTGAGCAGTGCTCGAAGCAACGTCAGCAGTGA
- a CDS encoding DUF2516 family protein codes for MFNAIGTAQSLITLVLGVIALGMEVFALVDALRHRPDAYVAAGKRTKNLWVAVTAVAAVLGFVFVFNVLGFLSILAIVAAGFYLADVRPALRRVTGRGTGSHQGPYGPW; via the coding sequence ATGTTCAACGCCATCGGGACCGCGCAGAGCCTGATCACGCTGGTGCTCGGGGTCATCGCCCTCGGCATGGAGGTCTTCGCGCTCGTCGACGCGCTGCGCCACCGCCCGGACGCCTACGTCGCCGCGGGCAAGCGCACCAAGAACCTCTGGGTCGCGGTCACCGCGGTCGCCGCGGTGCTCGGCTTCGTCTTCGTGTTCAACGTGCTGGGCTTCCTGTCGATCCTCGCGATCGTCGCCGCGGGCTTCTACCTCGCCGACGTGCGCCCCGCCCTGCGCCGGGTCACCGGCCGCGGCACCGGCAGCCACCAGGGCCCCTACGGCCCGTGGTGA
- a CDS encoding helix-turn-helix domain-containing protein, with product MSKLPAVQLPDLGGYLREQRQSAQLSLRQLADVAGISNPYLSQIERGLKKPSAEILQSLAKALRISAESLYVRAGILDGDAADHDRPVPDVRAAIHADPGLTDRQRRVLLDVYESFVGEPAPATGAAKRTPKPKTTNPSTK from the coding sequence ATGTCCAAGCTTCCCGCCGTGCAGCTGCCCGACCTGGGTGGCTACCTGCGCGAGCAGCGCCAGTCGGCCCAGCTGAGCCTGCGCCAGCTCGCGGACGTGGCGGGGATCAGCAACCCCTACCTCTCGCAGATCGAGCGGGGGCTGAAGAAGCCCAGCGCCGAGATCCTGCAGAGCCTGGCCAAGGCGCTGCGCATCTCCGCCGAGTCGCTCTACGTGCGCGCCGGGATCCTCGACGGCGACGCCGCCGACCACGACCGGCCCGTGCCGGACGTCCGCGCGGCGATCCACGCCGACCCCGGCCTCACCGACCGGCAGCGCCGGGTCCTGCTCGACGTCTACGAGTCGTTCGTCGGGGAGCCCGCGCCGGCCACCGGCGCCGCGAAGCGCACCCCCAAGCCCAAGACCACGAACCCGTCCACGAAGTAA
- a CDS encoding asparaginase, with product MTSPAQPAVPLDAAPVVAHLTRSGFVESVHHGSVIALDVAGSAVVDLGPTDAPCFPRSSNKPVQGLAMLRAGLDLDGELLALACASHSGEAFHLEGARRILAGAGLTEADLQNTPDLPYDEVERKAWVAAGREATPLAQNCSGKHAAMLATCVLNGWDTATYRDPAHPLQQLMAQTLEDLTGEKVAATGIDGCGAPVMAVSLRGLARAFGTLASAPEGTLEAKVSRAIQAHPEWLGGTRRDVTALIRGVPGLIAKDGAESVYAVGLADGSAVALKIADGAQRARPVVMAAALRRLGVEAEVLATLDHAPVLGHGQPVGELAAVGI from the coding sequence GTGACCTCCCCCGCGCAGCCCGCCGTCCCCCTCGACGCCGCGCCGGTCGTGGCGCACCTGACCCGCTCCGGCTTCGTGGAGTCGGTCCACCACGGCAGCGTCATCGCCCTCGACGTCGCAGGGTCCGCGGTGGTCGACCTCGGCCCCACCGACGCGCCGTGCTTCCCCCGCTCCTCGAACAAGCCGGTCCAGGGCCTGGCCATGCTGCGCGCCGGGCTCGACCTCGACGGCGAGCTGCTCGCCCTCGCCTGCGCCAGCCACTCCGGTGAGGCGTTCCACCTCGAGGGCGCGCGACGCATCCTCGCCGGTGCCGGGCTGACCGAGGCCGACCTGCAGAACACCCCCGACCTGCCCTACGACGAGGTCGAGCGCAAGGCGTGGGTCGCCGCCGGGCGCGAGGCCACGCCGCTGGCGCAGAACTGCTCGGGCAAGCACGCCGCGATGCTGGCCACCTGCGTGCTCAACGGCTGGGACACCGCGACCTACCGCGACCCGGCCCACCCCCTCCAGCAGCTCATGGCGCAGACCCTGGAGGACCTCACCGGCGAGAAGGTCGCGGCCACCGGCATCGACGGCTGCGGCGCCCCGGTCATGGCGGTCAGCCTGCGGGGCCTGGCCCGCGCGTTCGGCACCCTGGCCAGCGCCCCGGAGGGGACGCTGGAGGCGAAGGTGAGCCGCGCGATACAGGCGCACCCGGAGTGGCTCGGCGGCACCCGCCGGGACGTCACCGCGCTGATCCGCGGCGTGCCCGGCCTCATCGCCAAGGACGGCGCCGAGAGCGTGTATGCCGTGGGCCTGGCCGACGGCTCGGCCGTCGCCCTCAAGATCGCCGACGGTGCGCAGCGGGCCCGGCCGGTCGTCATGGCGGCCGCGCTGCGCCGCCTCGGGGTCGAGGCCGAGGTCCTCGCCACGCTCGACCACGCCCCGGTCCTCGGCCACGGACAGCCGGTCGGCGAGCTCGCGGCCGTCGGGATCTGA
- a CDS encoding YgfZ/GcvT domain-containing protein, giving the protein MLEATSAVTASPLLGRPGAVEADGPDAGVAAHYGDPLREQRLLREGLAVVDLSHRGVVTVTGPDRLSWLHSLTTQQLVGLAPRRSTESLILSPKGHIEHDLHLVDDGETTWITVEPGTSAAVAGWLDSMRFMLRVEVADVTERYAVLGEPVRAESVEGEPLAWCDPWPDIVGDSTAYSAVERHPGADRAWRELIVPRESLEAAVADRPLAGVWAAEALRVEAWRPRLGYETDHRTIPHEVDWLRTAVHLHKGCYRGQETVARVHNLGRPPRRLVFLHVDGSGHTLPARGAAVSVDGRDIGFVTSVARHFEDGPIALALVKRNVPVDATLTVDGLAAAQEVIVTP; this is encoded by the coding sequence GTGCTCGAAGCAACGTCAGCAGTGACGGCCAGCCCCCTGCTGGGCCGGCCCGGCGCCGTCGAGGCCGACGGCCCCGACGCCGGGGTCGCCGCCCACTACGGCGACCCGCTGCGCGAGCAGCGGCTCCTGCGCGAGGGCCTGGCCGTCGTCGACCTGTCCCACCGTGGCGTGGTCACCGTCACCGGCCCCGACCGGCTGTCGTGGCTGCACTCCCTGACCACCCAGCAGCTCGTCGGGCTCGCGCCGCGCCGGTCCACCGAGTCGCTGATCCTCAGCCCCAAGGGCCATATCGAGCACGACCTGCACCTCGTCGACGACGGCGAGACCACATGGATCACGGTCGAGCCGGGCACGTCCGCCGCCGTCGCCGGGTGGCTGGACTCCATGCGCTTCATGTTGCGGGTCGAGGTCGCCGACGTCACCGAGCGGTATGCCGTGCTCGGCGAGCCCGTGCGCGCCGAGTCCGTGGAGGGGGAGCCGCTGGCCTGGTGCGACCCGTGGCCGGACATCGTCGGCGACAGCACGGCATACAGCGCGGTCGAGCGGCACCCGGGTGCGGACCGCGCCTGGCGCGAGCTCATCGTGCCGCGGGAGTCGCTCGAGGCGGCCGTCGCGGACCGGCCGCTGGCCGGCGTGTGGGCCGCGGAGGCGCTGCGCGTCGAGGCGTGGCGGCCGCGGCTGGGCTACGAGACCGACCACCGCACCATCCCGCACGAGGTCGACTGGCTGCGCACGGCGGTGCACCTGCACAAGGGCTGCTACCGCGGGCAGGAGACCGTCGCGCGGGTGCACAACCTGGGCCGCCCGCCGCGCCGTCTGGTGTTCCTGCACGTCGACGGGTCCGGGCACACGCTCCCCGCCCGGGGCGCCGCCGTCTCGGTCGACGGCCGCGACATCGGCTTCGTCACCTCGGTGGCCCGCCACTTCGAGGACGGCCCGATCGCCCTGGCGCTGGTCAAGCGCAACGTGCCGGTCGACGCGACGCTGACCGTCGACGGCCTCGCCGCGGCGCAGGAGGTCATCGTCACCCCTTGA
- the dtd gene encoding D-aminoacyl-tRNA deacylase yields the protein MRAVLQRVTRASVVVEGETVGAIERPGLLALVAATHDDGPADVEKLARKIAELRVLRDEQSVLDAGAPVLVVSQFTLYADTRKGRRPSWSAAAPGDVAEPLVDDLVAALRDKGIEVATGRFGAMMEVSLVNDGPFTLVVDT from the coding sequence ATGCGCGCGGTCCTGCAGCGGGTCACCCGCGCCTCCGTCGTCGTCGAGGGCGAGACGGTCGGCGCGATCGAGCGCCCCGGGCTGCTCGCGCTCGTGGCCGCCACCCACGACGACGGCCCAGCCGACGTGGAGAAGCTGGCCCGCAAGATCGCCGAGCTGCGGGTCCTGCGCGACGAGCAGTCCGTGCTCGACGCCGGGGCCCCGGTGCTGGTGGTCAGCCAGTTCACGCTCTACGCCGACACCCGCAAGGGCCGGCGCCCCTCGTGGAGCGCCGCCGCCCCCGGTGACGTCGCCGAGCCGCTCGTCGACGACCTCGTCGCGGCGCTGCGGGACAAGGGCATCGAGGTCGCCACCGGCCGGTTCGGGGCGATGATGGAGGTCAGCCTCGTCAACGACGGGCCGTTCACCCTCGTAGTGGACACCTGA